In Candidatus Contubernalis alkalaceticus, the genomic window TTGCTTAAGGCATAGGCGGAATTTCCGGGCATATTATCTTTTTTGGATTAATTAAATGACAAAACTAGACATTTTACCGCAAAGGAATTGCATCCTTGCTTGCAGAAATAAGAAGTAATTAGAATAATTATCCATTAATTATCACTGGCAATAGACCTGATACAAAGGATAGAAAGAATCCCTCGTTATATTTACTTAAGTCTGTTATAAATAATAGAAGATTCTAATTACAGGTATATAAATGAAAATGATTTTTAGAAAAATATTACAGTAATGTTCAAGGAGCGGAAATATTATGAACCGTGATTATTTTAGTAGATGGTTAAATGAGAATACTACTCTTTCTTATAACAGTATATCAAAATATTTAGGAGCAATAAAAACAATGTCAAATGAGCTTTTGTCAAAAGGGGTTATGGAAAAGCCTCTCTATGAACTTAATGATTCAATAGAAGCGGAAAGACTTAAGGACAAATATTTCTCAGTAAGACAGTTTAGAGAAAAGGATGAGCGTGGGCATAGAATGTATAGTAGGGCTTTTATTTATTATATTCAGTTTTTAAAGAAATAAAAATTGTAAAAAAATACTAAGTGCTGAGGGACAGTCCTCTTTTGAAATTTTAATAGATTGTCTGAAAGAATTTCCAGTCATAGCGGCTAAGACGGAGAATGGTAAAAAAATGTTTGATATAACAGAAAAAAATCGTGCAAGATTTCCCAACGGATGTAGATTTATTAATTAATTCATATTCTAAGTCTGTGTTGGATAAAGAAAGTTCTAAAAAATGAAGTTAATTTTAGGGGTGAATTGGTAATGGCTATTGAAATTGGAGAGCTTTTTATAAGACCTACTGTAGGTGTCTATGCAACATATCAGAGGTTAAGTTATAAACCATGGTTTGCTATAGCTGAATTTGTCGATAATTCAACTCAAAGCTATTATCAAAACAGGGAAGCCCTCATCAAACAATATCATAAAGAAGGCGGTAAAAAGCTCAAAATTGAGGTAATATATGACCCGCAAGATAAATCTTTAGAAATAATTGACAATGCATTTGGTATGGAATTTGGAGATTTTTCTCGTGCTTTGATACTAGATAGCCCACCTGACGATCGTAGCGGCAGAAGTGAGTTTGGCATGGGGCTCAAGACGGCAGCATGTTGGTTTGGGAAAAGGTGGATGGTAGAAACTACCAGATTAGGTTCAGAAAGATGCTTTATTGCAACAGTAGATGTTGATAAACTTGCTAAAACACAACAGGATAATTTGGACTTTAAGGTCCTTCCCGCAGAGGATAATGAACATTATACTTTAATTAGGATTGAAGATGTTCAGCAACCTATACGTGGCCGGACAGCCACTCGAGTTAAAGAGCAATTAAGTAGCATATATAGGGTAGACCTTAGGTCGGGGGAAATCCAGATTTATTGGAATGGAGAACTGCTGGAATTTAAGGAAACACCATTTCTTGAAGAACAAAACGCAGATGGTTCCGTTTTTGTATGGAAAAAAAACGTTTTGTTTACAGTGCCATGGGAACGTAAAGATAAAGAACTGTCTGTCAAGGGTTGGATTGGCATACGTAACCCCGGAAAAGCCCAAGACGCAGGAATTGTGTTGCTACGAAGGGGGAGGGTAATACTTGGCGGTCCAGGTCAGGGGTACAAGCCTCATGAGATCTTTGGGAACCCCAACCAAGCGCCATCTCAACGTTTAGTTGGCGAGTTGGGCATGGACGATTGGCCAGTAACTCAGGCTAAAGATGGTTTTGATTGGAACGATGGGCTTGAAGAAGAGTTCATTGTTGCTTTAAAATCTGTTACCAAAGATTATGTTCAAAAATCAATAGATTTTAGGGCATCAGAAAATAGAAAATTCTCGAGAATAGAATTTGAACGTGTTGCAGCAAATACAAAAAAAATATTTGAAAACAAACAGTTCACTGAACAAGTGGAACAAGAAATCCAAGGTTTCTTATGTGAGAAAAGTTATGAAGAGGAAGAGGATTTTGAAGGTTTAAATTCTAAGCATAATTCCAAGGAGAACTTACCTGATGCATTTAATACACCGGAGGAACAAGAAGAATATGACCTGATAAGGCAAGTTAGCGAAGGCCCTTTTGAATACCGACTCCAACTAGAAGGGCATGACTGGGTGTTTAAGCTTTATTGGCAAGATGTGACAGATGCAAACTGGATGAGCCTTAGGTTTCAATCTGAAAACGAAATAGAAATATTTCTTAATATAAACCACCCATTCTTTGCAGGGCACATAAACAGTACAGCAGAATTGGAACTGCTTCAGAGGTTTCTAATGGCTATGGCGTTGGCTGAGAAATTATCACGTTTGTCAACTGTCCATAATGATGGTTTTGTTGACCCCGCTGACTTTAGGTTATTTATGAATAAAATTCTACGGTGGACAGGGAACACAAGGGAGGTTAGTATTGATGACTGAATTTTTAGGGTTCGATATTGATGAAGAAGCTTCTTCATGGGATGTAACTATTGATGGGCAGCAAAGAGAAATTTTAGAAAGAAGCTTTTTAAGTATTGAAGATGAAGAAAGGTCAAAAATTTTTGCAACAGCTGCAAAAATGCTAGCAAAATGCAGTAATCCTAATGAAACTCAAGGGGATTCAATAGGTTTAGGGCTGGGCAAAGTACAGAGCGGCAAGACTTCTTCTTTTATAGCCCTTAGTGCTTTGGCAATTGACAATGGTATAAAAGTTATCATTATTTTAGCAGGCAGTAAGAAAACTTTATTAAACCAAACCACTGAAAGGCTTAAGGAACAGTTAAGGGTCTCCAATAATGGTGGTGTGGCATTACTGACAACTTTAGATCGAATTCAAAGTATAAGAAGTGACTGTATTTCAAGGTTGGTTACTGTTGGCAAAAGTATTGTTATAACGATATTAAAGCATCAAGACCATATTGACCACATAGCGGAAGTGTTTTCCAACCCTGAATTAATGTGCCTTCCAACAATAATAATAGACGACGAAGGGGACCAAGCTTCTTTGAATACTCAAGCGAGGAAGAGAAAAAGGTCAACTATTTACAGTAGTATTAGCAATTTACGCTTTAGGTTTTCAAACCATTCGTATATAGCTTTTACAGCAACTCCGCAAGCAAATTTGCTTATTAGCACCTTGGATGAAATCCGTCCTAGATTTTGTGTATTAATTGAGCCAGGGAGTGGTTATACAGGAGGCTCCCAATTCCATGGTGAGAATGAGGAGCTATATAACGTAAGTGTCCCAGATGATGAGATTGGTTTTGATGAGGTGGGCGTGGAGGGTATTCCTAAGAGCCTAGAAAGTGCCCTTTCAACCTTTTTCGTTGGCGCTGCTATACGTACATTGCGTGGCGACCATGGGAACCATTCAATGCTTATTCATACTAGCCGCCTTCGTGGAAATCATCAAAATGTAGACGAAAAGCTAAGATTATGGCTTGAACGTTGGAACCAAATTGTCAAGTTAGACAGCCAAGATCCAGCTCGAGTGAATTTCAATACTGTAATGAAGGACGGCTATGAAGAGCTTTGCCGGACAGTCCAAAACATCCCTAGTTGGGAAGAGGTTACAGGTGCTATCGTTAGGGAGCTGATTAACTACCAAGTTTGGAAAGTAAATAGTGACAGGGATGCAGAGGTATTAAGCCGTGAAGACATGCTATTTAGAAACAATATTTTCGTAGGCGGGAGTATGCTTGAACGTGGGGTAACCTTACCGGGTTTAGCTGTAACATATATAACAAGAAGGGCAAACATCCAGCAGGCTGACACTGTTGAACAAAGGGCACGCTGGTTTGGGTACAAGAAGCACTATTTAGACACTTGTAGGATTTGGGCTACTACACATATTAGACAAGATTTTAAGGCTTTATTGGGTCATGAAGATGAGCTTTGGGAGTCACTAAGGCTTATGGAAAAAGAAGATATTTCCCTTGACGAATGGACAGCAGTATTACAACTTAGTCCACAATTTAGGCCTACTAGAGCGAATGTAGCGTCTGCGAGGGAGGTTAACCTTAGGAAGTGGTTGCTAAATAGGCTGCCAGCAAATAATGAAAACATAGCCAGAGGAAATGTTAAGATTGCTGAGAATTTTTTTGATTCAAACCATGCTGAAGTTGTTCGATTTGGCAATATTGAGCATAAATTTGTGCGTAATTGCGAACCGAATTATGTTCTTCAAGAGTTGATTGGCAAGATGTCAAATTGGGAGGTGACTGATTGGGATCTTCCATTTGTAATGGATCTATTTAATAAGCTTATAAGGACAGGGCAATTTACCGGGTTAGATGTCGTTAGAATGGCTTCGAATGCTGAACGGGAAAGGACTTTTATAGATGGTGTGATTGGAAGACTTCATCAAGGACGTTCCCAGAGCAGGATTCCTAGTGATCCTCACTATTATGCTGGTGATGCTAATTTACATGAAAACCGACCGCAGCTTCAAACACATTTTATTAAGCCTACGCAATGCAGTACTGGAGTAAGCACCAATATAACACTTGTAGCTTTGGCTTTGTTTATCCCAGAAGATTTAGCAAGAGCTACAGGGCGGTTGGTGAGAGGAAATGCTTAGGGAGAAGCTTCAAAATATTATTAATAATTATGATGAGAGCCATCAGTTTATTGGCTTTCAATTTGATAGATTACCAATTTATTTGGCAGTAGGGCCAGGTCTTTGCCTTGCCCTTCTTGTCCCTACCGAAGGGGATGTATCTCCCGGATATAAATCAAATTTAGTTTCATTGAAGTTAAGCATTAAATGCTCCATATCAATAGAAGGAGAAACAATTGAAAGCAAGAAATTTGATATTTTGCAATGTGAATCAACAGAGCCAGCGCACGTTGAAACCTTTATCTTGCTATGCCAAGCTTTTGTTTCAAGTCTTACGGAATTACCAAACTCTCATGATGCAATATACCAATTCTTTGATTCCCTGCTCACA contains:
- a CDS encoding phage integrase SAM-like domain-containing protein — its product is MNRDYFSRWLNENTTLSYNSISKYLGAIKTMSNELLSKGVMEKPLYELNDSIEAERLKDKYFSVRQFREKDERGHRMYSRAFIYYIQFLKK
- a CDS encoding ATP-binding protein codes for the protein MAIEIGELFIRPTVGVYATYQRLSYKPWFAIAEFVDNSTQSYYQNREALIKQYHKEGGKKLKIEVIYDPQDKSLEIIDNAFGMEFGDFSRALILDSPPDDRSGRSEFGMGLKTAACWFGKRWMVETTRLGSERCFIATVDVDKLAKTQQDNLDFKVLPAEDNEHYTLIRIEDVQQPIRGRTATRVKEQLSSIYRVDLRSGEIQIYWNGELLEFKETPFLEEQNADGSVFVWKKNVLFTVPWERKDKELSVKGWIGIRNPGKAQDAGIVLLRRGRVILGGPGQGYKPHEIFGNPNQAPSQRLVGELGMDDWPVTQAKDGFDWNDGLEEEFIVALKSVTKDYVQKSIDFRASENRKFSRIEFERVAANTKKIFENKQFTEQVEQEIQGFLCEKSYEEEEDFEGLNSKHNSKENLPDAFNTPEEQEEYDLIRQVSEGPFEYRLQLEGHDWVFKLYWQDVTDANWMSLRFQSENEIEIFLNINHPFFAGHINSTAELELLQRFLMAMALAEKLSRLSTVHNDGFVDPADFRLFMNKILRWTGNTREVSIDD
- a CDS encoding Z1 domain-containing protein, whose product is MTEFLGFDIDEEASSWDVTIDGQQREILERSFLSIEDEERSKIFATAAKMLAKCSNPNETQGDSIGLGLGKVQSGKTSSFIALSALAIDNGIKVIIILAGSKKTLLNQTTERLKEQLRVSNNGGVALLTTLDRIQSIRSDCISRLVTVGKSIVITILKHQDHIDHIAEVFSNPELMCLPTIIIDDEGDQASLNTQARKRKRSTIYSSISNLRFRFSNHSYIAFTATPQANLLISTLDEIRPRFCVLIEPGSGYTGGSQFHGENEELYNVSVPDDEIGFDEVGVEGIPKSLESALSTFFVGAAIRTLRGDHGNHSMLIHTSRLRGNHQNVDEKLRLWLERWNQIVKLDSQDPARVNFNTVMKDGYEELCRTVQNIPSWEEVTGAIVRELINYQVWKVNSDRDAEVLSREDMLFRNNIFVGGSMLERGVTLPGLAVTYITRRANIQQADTVEQRARWFGYKKHYLDTCRIWATTHIRQDFKALLGHEDELWESLRLMEKEDISLDEWTAVLQLSPQFRPTRANVASAREVNLRKWLLNRLPANNENIARGNVKIAENFFDSNHAEVVRFGNIEHKFVRNCEPNYVLQELIGKMSNWEVTDWDLPFVMDLFNKLIRTGQFTGLDVVRMASNAERERTFIDGVIGRLHQGRSQSRIPSDPHYYAGDANLHENRPQLQTHFIKPTQCSTGVSTNITLVALALFIPEDLARATGRLVRGNA